The following are encoded in a window of Manihot esculenta cultivar AM560-2 chromosome 8, M.esculenta_v8, whole genome shotgun sequence genomic DNA:
- the LOC110620688 gene encoding uncharacterized protein LOC110620688, whose protein sequence is MAEKRGSIAFFASYKPPVPLDIYSCSVPPTGRHDELHMTDGLSNNYNCRVIQPEALKAIIKRPKLASEANESDVDSGRVSGLVFVSERDNNLETLHIALRFTDKVKVFSFADVYGTFSDVRLEDSGCIGGGYKDGNRTIDHSLVYITTKDPAKERRQPWTVVYKTNLKTGKTERLTPPGVSDLSPSVSPSGRKIAVASFQGKDWNGEIENLQTDIYVMNVEKPPLDRKRVITDGGWPTWGSDNIIFFHRKVGDFWGVFRFDISSGETVRLTPDGMDAVTPAAINETKVAVATIRKKSKFTDVREEDQYRHIEIFDSTAPNQSIKITQMTRPKADHFNPFIIDGEKRIGYHRCKSDHLKHGDDIPRTFHKLHSPHADVGLFRVSGVFPTFSKDGSKLAFVDNEFKSVWLADSQGLRVVYETRGPDNIFSPVWNQNPEKDILYVCMGPSFDADKTLDIFAIPNVSSGARQRRKLTRGFNNAFPSTSPDGNKLVFRSTRDHQGGDEKHKNLYIMEDAEVGEFGDGKDKISRLTDGAWTDTHCQWSPTGDWIVFSSTRDKPKNAPKKDNKLDPGYFAVFLVKANDRTVKRIIISGDDIAGHVNHPFFSPDGKSIVVTSDLAAVSVDPISLPLFLHSVRPYGDIFTVDLPDDINTNNKKKNIDVKKFNRITHSRYENSTPTWTMFATKDPNATWNLLLKDDYTPSCPYIHPDGGEGWHMTGHLCIPKRCC, encoded by the exons ATGGCAGAGAAGAGAGGTAGCATTGCCTTCTTCGCAAGCTATAAGCCACCGGTGCCTCTGGACATTTACTCTTGTTCAGTTCCACCAACGGGGAGGCATGACGAGCTACACATGACTGACGGATTGTCCAATAACTATAACTGCCGAGTCATTCAACCAGAAGCTCTCAAAGCAATTATCAAGCGCCCAAAATTGGCTTCCGAAGCCAACGAATCTGATGTTGATTCAGGTCGGGTCTCTGGTTTGGTTTTCGTCTCTGAAAGAGACAACAACCTCGAGACGCTTCACATAGCTCTTCGCTTCACTGACAAAGTTAAAGTCTTTAGTTTCGCTGATGTGTATGGCACATTCAGTGATGTTCGATTGGAAGATAGTGGTTGCATTGGCGGTGGTTATAAGGACGGTAATCGTACTATCGATCATTCTCTTGTCTATATCACCACCAAGGACCCTGCAAAAGAACGTCGTCAGCCGTGGACTGTCGTTTACAAAACCAATCTTAAAACCGGGAAAACTGAACGCCTCACTCCACCAG GGGTAAGTGACCTAAGTCCTTCTGTGTCGCCATCTGGAAGAAAGATCGCAGTGGCGTCATTTCAGGGAAAGGATTGGAATGGCGAGATTGAAAATCTACAGACCGACATTTATGTGATGAATGTAGAGAAGCCGCCCTTGGATCGCAAGAGAGTTATAACAGATGGTGGGTGGCCAACATGGGGAAGTGACAACATCATATTTTTCCATCGAAAGGTTGGAGATTTTTGGGGTGTGTTCCGATTCGATATTAGCAGCGGTGAAACAGTCCGTTTAACCCCGGACGGGATGGATGCAGTAACTCCGGCGGCCATCAATGAAACCAAAGTGGCAGTGGCAACTATACGTAAGAAATCAAAATTCACTGACGTCCGAGAAGAAGATCAATATCGACATATTGAGATTTTCGATTCAACTGCACCAAATCAATCCATAAAAATCACTCAAATGACCAGGCCAAAGGCTGACCACTTCAACCCCTTTATCATAGATGGAGAGAAGCGCATAGGTTATCATCGTTGCAAAAGCGACCATCTCAAG CATGGAGACGatatcccaagaactttccaCAAGCTCCATTCTCCACATGCGGATGTAGGACTTTTCAGGGTGTCGGGTGTCTTTCCAACATTTTCCAAGGATGGCTCCAAGCTCGCATTCGTTGATAATGAGTTCAAATCTGTATGGTTAGCCGATAGCCAAGGATTGCGCGTTGTATACGAG ACAAGAGGACCAGATAACATCTTCTCACCAGTTTGGAATCAAAATCCAGAAAAAGATATACTATATGTATGCATGGGACCTTCTTTTGATGCTGACAAGACGTTGGATATCTTCGCTATCCCCAATGTATCTAGTGGTGCACGGCAGCGTCGAAAGCTCACAAGAGGATTTAATAATGCCTTTCCATCCACCAGTCCAGACG GGAATAAATTAGTTTTTCGATCTACAAGAGACCATCAAGGGGGAGATGAGAAACACAAAAATCTATATATAATGGAGGATGCAGAAGTAGGAGAATTCGGAGATGGCAAAGACAAAATATCAAGGCTAACAGATGGGGCTTGGACGGACACACATTGCCAGTGGTCTCCAACTGGAGATTGGATAGTATTCTCATCAACTCGTGATAAGCCTAAAAATGCACCGAAAAAAGACAACAAGCTTGATCCAGGATACTTTGCAGTATTTCTCGTGAAGGCAAATGATCGAAcagttaaaagaataataataagtggCGATGATATTGCAGGGCATGTAAACCATCCTTTCTTTAGTCCGGATGGAAAGAGTATCGTTGTAACTTCAGATCTCGCTGCAGTGTCTGTTGATCCAATTTCATTACCTCTTTTCCTACATTCAGTGAGACCTTACGGAGACATATTCACCGTCGATCTACCAGATGACATAAacacaaataataaaaagaaaaacatagaTGTGAAGAAATTTAATCGCATTACACATAGCAGATATGAGAATTCTACACCCACTTGGACCATGTTCGCTACAAAGGATCCAAATGCGACGTGGAATTTGCTTTTAAAGGATGACTACACTCCATCATGCCCTTATATACATCCTGATGGAGGTGAAGGTTGGCATATGACTGGCCACCTTTGCATCCCAAAACGATGTTGTTGA